The following proteins come from a genomic window of Hypanus sabinus isolate sHypSab1 chromosome 9, sHypSab1.hap1, whole genome shotgun sequence:
- the ppp1r3da gene encoding protein phosphatase 1, regulatory subunit 3Da gives MNLAPDPRTGSVMGLKLKLEVGVQGKAKSFPPLQHNLSATGLKEWVKLAPFQDLRSGWDKKLEQCLQLPLLVSRTSSQQKLPLESQDMGSSDFTPDVGLEQQIYITLSQSLGPFSGLCVRVQLMHGLGYPLGPSKRDWGAWPKVRRRAKSCPGSLTKRQGSIRSNRSSSSSNRVRFADSVGLELTEVRSFDSAEEPIIPAHVLASFSSNEPTEQVIWIQRFRMEFTNPKDDENFSERLNNQKVCLEAVSGAELVISGTILVINLAYHKEVTVRFTCNDWKFFTDVSALFESNIESKMDRFTFTLNPSIHLLQPGCSLQFAIKYKVEELEFWDNNRGSNYKMTYQSLQVTAPNDNADRTVDFN, from the coding sequence ATGAATCTGGCTCCCGATCCAAGAACTGGCAGTGTCATGGGACTGAAACTGAAATTGGAAGTAGGAGTGCAGGGAAAAGCGAAAAGCTTTCCACCTTTACAGCACAACCTCTCAGCCACAGGGTTGAAGGAGTGGGTCAAGTTAGCCCCGTTTCAGGATCTGAGATCAGGATGGGACAAGAAATTGGAACAGTGTCTTCAACTGCCCTTGCTTGTGAGCAGGACATCTAGTCAACAGAAGCTGCCTCTTGAGAGCCAGGATATGGGGTCCTCAGACTTCACTCCCGATGTAGGGCTAGAACAGCAAATATATATTACTCTCTCTCAAAGCCTGGGTCCCTTCTCGGGCCTGTGTGTTCGTGTGCAACTCATGCATGGACTGGGATACCCACTTGGTCCGAGTAAAAGGGACTGGGGGGCATGGCCCAAAGTCCGGAGACGAGCAAAATCCTGCCCGGGCTCCCTAACAAAGAGGCAGGGGAGCATCAGAAGTAACagaagcagcagcagcagcaacagagTGAGATTTGCTGACTCAGTCGGTTTGGAGTTAACAGAAGTTCGTAGCTTTGACTCAGCAGAGGAGCCAATTATACCAGCACATGTACTGGCCAGTTTCAGTTCCAATGAACCCACAGAACAAGTTATATGGATACAGCGTTTCAGAATGGAATTCACAAATCCAAAGGATGATGAAAACTTCAGTGAGCGACTAAACAATCAGAAGGTGTGCCTGGAAGCAGTGTCAGGGGCAGAACTGGTTATCAGTGGTACCATCCTGGTCATAAACCTGGCCTATCATAAGGAGGTGACAGTCCGTTTCACCTGCAATGACTGGAAGTTCTTCACTGATGTCTCCGCTCTGTTTGAAAGCAACATTGAAAGCAAAATGGATCGTTTCACCTTCACACTGAATCCATCAATTCACTTGCTCCAGCCGGGCTGCTCTCTGCAGTTTGCTATAAAGTACAAAGTTGAAGAATTAGAGTTCTGGGACAACAACCGTGGCAGCAATTACAAGATGACCTACCAGTCCCTTCAGGTCACTGCCCCCAATGACAATGCGGATAGGACTGTCGATTTCAACTGA